The window CACCTCTTCCTTCCACCCTGTTTTCACGAGCTCTATTTTATTGAGGTCGGAGGTGCCGAGCTTATATTTCTTGTCTGCCACGGTGATGTGGACCGGTGCGGTATCGAGGGATCTGTCTTCGCCGAAATGGGCGACCCTCTTTCGCCTCAAAAGCTCGGCGCCTATGGCGTCGACCGCCACCGGGTCGGTGCCCACGATGATCCCCTTATAGGGCCACACGTAGCGCCTGTCGAAAAAATTAGCGCCCCGGCCGTAAAATTGGGGGGTCAAGGCTACGAGTATGTTGAGGCGGGTTTTCCCTTTGACAGGGGCAAGGGTCCAGATCTTCCCCAAGTCCGCGCACCCGTCCGGATGATACTCCGACGGCACAGGGGTAAACATGATGTAATTCTTGAGGCACGTGCCCACACCCGACCAATGGTGGGTCCTGACGGGGCGGACATTGACGAGCGCCGTGGCATCGACGAAGAGAGGATTGGTCCGTACGCCCCTGTCGTCTATGCCGATAAGGGCTTCGGCCACTCCCGCATCCATAATCCGACGTTTTAAGGCCTGCTCCATTTCTTTCGGAGTCGAAAGGTGGCGCCATGCGTTGGTCTTGATGCCTACCCGGTCATCTTTTTTGAAGAGGCTCTTCCAGCCGTCCATCGGCGTCTTTTGGTCTGCCACGAGCCGAACCGCCTCGTCGAGCATGGCCTGAAGCACCCCCGCCTGGATATCGCCGTCGGGGCCCAGAACCCTCTCATCCCTTATGAGGACCACCTTCGACCGCGCCTGGGCCTTTGCCGAATGAGGCAAAACGGGTGTTATGGCTGCTCCCAGCACCACGCCTGCGGTTCCTCTAAGAAAATCACGACGGGTAATCATCCCGGTCTTTTTCATATTCCCTCCTTACGGCACCTTCGCCAGTGCCGTCTCTACTATTTTCGATCCGTATTTTTCATCGGGGGCATCGAAGGCAATGGCCACATAGACGCCCCGCTTCTCCGCAACCGTCCATTTTCCGTCTTCCGTCTTCACCGATGATTTGCCTTTTGCGTCGGGCATATAAGATTTGACGAAAGAGTCGAATGCGATGTTCGCCCGCTCCCCGGTCGGATAGCTGACAAGCAGGAAGTGCATCTTCTGATTGCCGGCGCCGTACCTCCCCAAGGCCGCCTCCACGTCACCGCCCAGATTGAGGATATTCGCATGGGCAATGAAAAAACGCTGATTGAGGAGGATGTGGCTGTGGAGAAACCATGTATGGGTTTTGGCAAGAGGGCTTTTGCCGGAAGGCAGGAGGCCCAGGATCGAGGGGGGTTTACCTGTTCGGGTAATGGCCGATGCGATATGACGCCCCATGGCCAGGGTCGCCTTCTCCACGTCGTCTCCTGCCCCATCCC of the Syntrophorhabdaceae bacterium genome contains:
- a CDS encoding DUF362 domain-containing protein; this translates as MKKTGMITRRDFLRGTAGVVLGAAITPVLPHSAKAQARSKVVLIRDERVLGPDGDIQAGVLQAMLDEAVRLVADQKTPMDGWKSLFKKDDRVGIKTNAWRHLSTPKEMEQALKRRIMDAGVAEALIGIDDRGVRTNPLFVDATALVNVRPVRTHHWSGVGTCLKNYIMFTPVPSEYHPDGCADLGKIWTLAPVKGKTRLNILVALTPQFYGRGANFFDRRYVWPYKGIIVGTDPVAVDAIGAELLRRKRVAHFGEDRSLDTAPVHITVADKKYKLGTSDLNKIELVKTGWKEEVLL
- a CDS encoding DUF6599 family protein → MEGSQLWPSKMEDWKITEGPIGYTPTTAYTYMNGAAELFIAYNMKGLTVVRYGHAKRPDIVAEIYTMASPEDAYGLFTFESDDPGGHIGQGSEFGGGLLRFWKGPYFVSVYGDGAGDDVEKATLAMGRHIASAITRTGKPPSILGLLPSGKSPLAKTHTWFLHSHILLNQRFFIAHANILNLGGDVEAALGRYGAGNQKMHFLLVSYPTGERANIAFDSFVKSYMPDAKGKSSVKTEDGKWTVAEKRGVYVAIAFDAPDEKYGSKIVETALAKVP